One Silene latifolia isolate original U9 population chromosome 4, ASM4854445v1, whole genome shotgun sequence DNA segment encodes these proteins:
- the LOC141651309 gene encoding uncharacterized protein LOC141651309 produces MEDLEKEDGAGLTIMSDRQKGLLEAFNIVTPKAEIRFCVRHIWANFKQQFSGPVYKEAFWKACRATSIAEFNRELEGIKFLSTKAHAYLTSIPAKHWSKHAFFTTSKTNFLMNNMCESFNAVLKEARDKPIITLMEWIRRYVMKRHYEKRVGVVGYEGRLCRLCSFVRSISGEYEVTHKGAQKVVHLERRKCSCKNWELTGMPCPHAIVCIMDQREEVLDYVDEAYSKAMYTRCFEHAITAMPGYQDWEKVGQVAPLPPPFKRLPSRPKLKKRKREAGEESSGATKKNKANKSLW; encoded by the exons ATGGAAGACCTAGAGAAAGAGGATGGTGCTGGGTTAACAATAATGTCTGATAGACAGAAG GGACTACTGGAGGCTTTCAACATTGTCACTCCTAAGGCTGAGATCAGATTTTGTGTAAGGCATATTTGGGCGAATTTCAAGCAACAATTTAGCGGCCCAGTTTATAAAGAGGCCTTCTGGAAAGCCTGTAGAGCCACTTCTATTGCAGAGTTCAATAGGGAATTGGAGGGAATCAAGTTTTTGAGCACTAAGGCCCATGCTTATCTGACATCAATTCCTGCCAAACATTGGTCAAAACATGCCTTCTTCACCACAAGTAAGACCAATTTTTTAATGAATAATATGTGTGAGTCATTCAATGCTGTCTTGAAAGAAGCAAGAGATAAGCCAATAATAACCCTAATGGAGTGGATAAGAAGGTATGTTATGAAGAGACATTATGAGAAAAGAGTTGGGGTTGTAGGCTATGAGGGAAGATTGTGTAGATTGTGTAGCTTTGTCCGTTCTATAAGTGGTGAGTATGAAGTAACTCACAAAGGGGCTCAAAAAGTTGTGCATTTGGAAAGGAGGAAATGCTCTTGCAAAAACTGGGAGCTAACTGGTATGCCATGTCCACATGCCATAGTCTGCATAATGGATCAAAGAGAGGAAGTGCTTGACTATGTTGATGAGGCTTATTCAAAGGCCATGTATACTAGATGTTTTGAACATGCTATAACAGCCATGCCTGGCTACCAGGACTGGGAGAAGGTTGGGCAGGTAGCTCCTCTTCCACCTCCATTTAAAAGGTTACCTAGTAGGCCAAAGctcaagaaaagaaaaagagaggcAGGTGAAGAAAGTAGTGGggcaacaaaaaaaaacaaggcAAATAAGAGCTTGTGGTAA
- the LOC141653371 gene encoding metal tolerance protein 2 has protein sequence MGFKFSNLNSVNKSYSYLSTISSKTHKNSIFILQSPSTINPSTTLFQLHGLNHPYITNPPNSQIFKRGHFGHAHDDHGGSPKNKSKESENVFKWGLAADIGLTVGKAFTGYMSGSTAIIADAAHSLSDVVLSSVALLSYKAARVPRDKEHPYGHGKFETLGALGISGMLLVTAGGIAWHAADILLGIYTAAPETVVQSVLNEHEHHHSGHSHQIDMTHPFLALNMAIISIGVKEGLFWITKRAGDKEGSGLMKANAWHHRADAISSFVALIGVGGTILGVRYLDPLAGLVVSGMILKAGLESGHQSILELVDAAVPQQQLDPYRKSIIQVEGVKGCHRLRARRAGSFLHLDVHIEVDSFTSVSAAHHIGENVRRQIHKFHPEVAEVFIHIDPLIPQISSDVKEHMEEGGKRSVNISLEQADIYNIVSGIFSSKFSETMTVEHITPHLLRNKILLDIEVSMPPNIMISDAMLMAQEAKMEILRAISNAVQVNIQLRLSQPNHHTTL, from the exons ATGGGGTTTAAATTCTCCAATTTAAACTCCGTTAACAAATCATACTCCTACCTCTCAACAATCtcttcaaaaacccataaaaattcaATCTTTATCcttcaaagcccttcaacaattAATCCATCAACTACCCTTTTCCAGTTACATGGACTTAATCATCCTTACATAACAAACCCACCAAATTCCCAAATTTTCAAGCGAGGGCATTTTGGTCATGCTCATGATGATCATGGTGGTTCTCCTAAAAATAAGAGTAAGGAAAGTGAGAATGTATTTAAATGGGGTCTTGCTGCTGATATTGGGTTGACTGTTGGAAAGGCTTTTACTGGTTATATGTCTGGTAGTACTGCTATTATTGCTGATGCTGCTCATTCTCTTTCTGATGTG GTTCTTAGCAGTGTTGCTCTGCTTTCATACAAAGCTGCTAGAGTGCCTCGAGACAAAGAACATCCATATG GGCATGGTAAATTTGAAACTCTGGGAGCACTAGGAATTTCTGGCATGCTTCTTGTCACTGCAGGAGGTATTGCATGGCATGCTGCTGATATCTTACTG GGTATATACACAGCAGCCCCTGAGACTGTTGTGCAGTCAGTCTTGAATGAGCATGAACATCATCACAGCGGACACAGCCATCAGATTGATATGACTCACCCTTTCCTAGCATTGAATATGGCAATCATATCCATTGGCGTAAAAGAAGG CCTTTTCTGGATAACCAAGAGAGCAGGGGATAAAGAAGGTAGTGGGCTCATGAAAGCGAATGCATGGCATCATAGGGCTGATGCCATCTCTTCTTTTGTTGCTCTTATTGGGGTAG GTGGCACCATTTTAGGTGTGAGATATCTGGATCCCCTGGCAGGACTTGTTGTGTCAGGCATGATTTTGAAGGCTGGACTTGAAAGTGGTCACCAGAG CATTCTTGAGCTAGTGGATGCTGCCGTTCCCCAACAGCAATTGGATCCTTATCGAAAATCAATCATACAAGTTGAGGGAGTGAAG GGTTGTCACCGCTTAAGAGCAAGGAGGGCTGGCTCATTTCTTCACCTTGATGTACACATAGAG GTTGATTCCTTCACCAGTGTTAGTGCTGCTCATCATATTGGGGAAAATGTCAGACGTCAAATTCACAAATTTCACCCTGAGGTAGCTGAAGTCTTCATACACATTG ATCCCTTGATTCCTCAAATTTCATCAGATGTAAAGGAACACATGGAGGAAGGTGGTAAAAGAAGTGTGAACATCTCCTTAGAGCAGGCTGATATATATAATATTGTCTCTGGTATATTCTCGTCGAAGTTTTCTGAG ACGATGACTGTGGAGCACATCACACCTCATTTGCTGCGTAACAAAATTCTACTGGACATCGAAGTCTCAATGCCCCCAAACATAATGATCAG TGATGCAATGTTGATGGCACAAGAGGCAAAGATGGAAATTCTGCGGGCCATATCTAATGCCGTTCAAGTTAATATTCAGCTACGTTTGTCACAACCTAACCATCATACAACTCTTTAA